In the genome of Limnobaculum zhutongyuii, one region contains:
- a CDS encoding YjiG family protein — protein sequence MSNNSNPMITDIFVAGARKGWGIATTSTLPNVLMAFVIIKALQITGLLDLLGKLCEPVMALFGLPGEAAAVLISSLMSMGGAIGVAVSLFQSGHLNGEHLAILAPAIYLMGSLVQYVGRVLGVVGTKGSRIPLMLLIAVINSFGAMLLMRIIINL from the coding sequence ATGTCTAATAACTCAAATCCAATGATCACTGATATTTTTGTTGCCGGAGCGCGTAAAGGCTGGGGAATTGCGACCACAAGTACACTACCTAACGTACTGATGGCGTTTGTCATTATTAAAGCATTACAAATCACCGGACTGTTAGATCTGTTAGGCAAGCTCTGCGAGCCTGTCATGGCGCTGTTTGGCCTGCCGGGAGAGGCTGCCGCTGTTTTAATTAGTAGCTTGATGTCAATGGGTGGAGCAATCGGTGTTGCCGTCAGTCTGTTCCAGAGCGGACATCTTAATGGCGAACATCTGGCAATTCTCGCCCCTGCAATCTATCTGATGGGTTCGTTAGTGCAATATGTCGGACGCGTTTTAGGCGTTGTCGGCACTAAGGGTAGCCGCATTCCATTAATGTTGCTTATTGCCGTTATCAATTCATTTGGTGCGATGCTGCTGATGAGAATCATCATTAATTTATAA
- a CDS encoding M20 family metallopeptidase: MQLNQYLDELRPLVNIDCGTQTTEGVAVVAGLMEKKYKDLGWHAEIVDLGKEVGPGVFATNKPGATQFDVLLIGHMDTVFPPGTAAERPMSTDATRLYGPGAADMKSGLLNILWAIRALDDKDVQRLSIAVAMNPDEETGSVYSHEWLGKYAKQSRYVLVAEAARADGSLVKARKGMARYNIEFHGRAAHAGNAPEKGRSAITELANWILAINQLGNAEAGTTLNVGVVKGGDAANIVPDKAQAVVDVRFWDNNEYHRIDKAINEMSKKAYVADVTSTVTEMAHTPAMSPSAETEKLMTLVERCGEEEGIPVKWQVVGGGSDANHTAALGVPSLDGFGPIGADFHSPAEYVELESIIPRIKLLSRIIKSL; the protein is encoded by the coding sequence ATGCAGTTAAACCAATATTTAGATGAATTACGTCCGCTGGTTAATATTGATTGTGGAACTCAAACCACCGAAGGCGTTGCCGTTGTTGCCGGTCTGATGGAGAAAAAATATAAGGATTTAGGCTGGCATGCAGAAATCGTTGATCTGGGTAAAGAGGTCGGCCCGGGCGTGTTTGCTACTAACAAACCTGGCGCCACTCAATTTGACGTATTGCTGATTGGCCATATGGATACCGTATTCCCACCGGGAACCGCAGCCGAGCGTCCAATGTCTACTGATGCAACCCGTTTATATGGTCCGGGTGCTGCGGATATGAAATCTGGCCTGCTGAATATTCTATGGGCTATTCGCGCACTGGATGATAAAGATGTGCAGAGATTATCCATTGCCGTTGCTATGAACCCGGATGAAGAAACCGGTTCAGTTTATTCTCATGAATGGTTGGGTAAATACGCTAAACAGAGCCGCTATGTGCTGGTTGCCGAAGCGGCACGTGCTGATGGCTCTCTGGTTAAAGCCCGTAAAGGTATGGCTCGTTATAACATTGAGTTCCACGGACGAGCAGCCCACGCAGGTAACGCACCGGAAAAAGGTCGTTCAGCCATTACCGAATTAGCGAACTGGATTCTGGCAATTAATCAGTTAGGTAATGCAGAAGCGGGCACCACCCTGAACGTAGGTGTCGTTAAAGGTGGTGACGCCGCCAATATCGTTCCGGACAAAGCTCAGGCGGTAGTTGACGTACGCTTCTGGGATAACAATGAATATCACCGCATTGATAAAGCTATCAATGAAATGAGCAAAAAAGCGTATGTGGCAGACGTAACTTCCACCGTTACTGAAATGGCGCATACTCCGGCGATGTCTCCTTCTGCAGAAACGGAAAAGCTGATGACATTAGTTGAGCGTTGCGGTGAGGAAGAAGGTATTCCGGTGAAGTGGCAAGTGGTAGGTGGTGGTTCTGATGCTAACCATACGGCAGCATTAGGCGTTCCTTCGCTGGATGGTTTTGGCCCGATCGGTGCCGATTTCCACAGCCCGGCGGAATATGTTGAGTTAGAGAGTATTATTCCGCGGATTAAGTTGCTGAGTCGCATTATTAAGTCACTGTGA